One genomic segment of Capricornis sumatraensis isolate serow.1 chromosome 6, serow.2, whole genome shotgun sequence includes these proteins:
- the CTSB gene encoding cathepsin B: MWQLLATLSCLLVLTSARSSLHFPPLSDEMVNYVNKQNTTWKAGHNFYNVDLSYVKKLCGAILGGPKLPQRDAFAADMVLPDSFDAREQWPNCPTIKEIRDQGSCGSCWAFGAVEAISDRICIHSKGRVNVEVSAEDMLTCCGSECGDGCNGGFPSGAWNFWTKKGLVSGGLYDSHVGCRPYSIPPCEHHVNGSRPPCTGEGDTPKCSKICEPGYSPSYKDDKHFGCSSYSVSSNEKEIMAEIYKNGPVEGAFSVYSDFLLYKSGVYQHVSGEIMGGHAIRILGWGVENDTPYWLVGNSWNTDWGDKGFFKILRGQDHCGIESEIVAGMPCTHQY, translated from the exons ATGTGGCAGCTCTTGGCCACCCTCAGTTGCCTGCTGGTGCTGACCAGTGCCCGGAGCAGCCTGCATTTCCCACCTCTGTCTGATGAGATGGTCAACTATGTTAACAAGCAAAACACCACTTGGAAG GCTGGACACAACTTCTACAACGTGGACCTGAGCTACGTGAAGAAGCTGTGTGGTGCCATCCTGGGCGGGCCCAAGCTGCCCCAGAG AGACGCGTTTGCTGCAGATATGGTTCTGCCTGACAGCTTCGATGCCCGGGAACAGTGGCCAAACTGCCCAACCATCAAAGAGATCAGAGACCAGGgatcctgtggctcctgctgg GCGTTCGGGGCTGTGGAAGCCATTTCTGACCGGATCTGCATCCACAGCAAGGGGCGTGTCAACGTGGAGGTGTCTGCTGAGGACATGCTGACCTGCTGTGGCAGCGAGTGTGGGGACGG ctgtaatGGCGGCTTCCCCTCTGGAGCCTGGAACTTCTGGACAAAGAAAGGCTTAGTGTCCGGGGGCCTCTACGACTCACATGTAG GTTGCAGACCGTACTCCATCCCTCCCTGTGAGCACCATGTGAACGGCTCCCGGCCCCCGTGCACCGGTGAGGGGGACACCCCCAAGTGCAGCAAGATCTGTGAGCCTGGCTACAGCCCGTCCTACAAAGACGACAAGCATTTTG GATGCAGTTCCTACAGCGTCTCCAGCAACGAGAAGGAGATCATGGCAGAGATCTACAAAAATGGCCCAGTCGAGGGGGCCTTCTCTGTGTACTCGGACTTCCTGCTATACAAGTCTG GGGTGTACCAGCACGTCTCCGGAGAGATAATGGGAGGCCACGCCATCCGCATCCTAGGCTGGGGAGTGGAGAACGACACCCCCTACTGGCTGGTCGGCAACTCCTGGAACACTGATTGGGGTGACAAAG GCTTTTTCAAAATCCTCAGAGGACAGGACCACTGTGGAATCGAGTCGGAAATTGTGGCTGGAATGCCGTGCACTCATCAGTACTAG